In Primulina eburnea isolate SZY01 chromosome 14, ASM2296580v1, whole genome shotgun sequence, the following proteins share a genomic window:
- the LOC140812889 gene encoding probable sodium/metabolite cotransporter BASS2, chloroplastic: MAASLCLHTFISCPKQTNSRISLYKPVIPVKVSATPYSENSRFAVKCSFGEDFEESAPVNVTVPDEPRWENWLATAASFYPLYVTAGGLVACFKPSAFSWFVERAPTSYSLTLGFIMLAMGITLELKDLVNLFMQRPFSILYGCAAQYTIMPTFGFVVSKILGLSPSLSVGLILLGSCPGGTASNVVTLIARGDVPLSIVMTVCTTLVAVILTPLLTKILAGTYVPIDAFKLSISTLQVVVAPVLLGSWLQSTFPQAVKMGTPIAPLLAVLASSLLASSVFSENVIRLKSSLIGTLIPSDASLLLRVQAILSCELGVVVLSVLLLHFAGFCVGYLAAALGGFKEPQRRAISIEVGMQNSSLGVVLATSHFASSMVALPSAISAVLMNIMGSSLGYFWRYNDPSDLKEVAQK, translated from the exons ATGGCTGCTTCTTTGTGTCTCCATACGTTCATTTCCTGTCCGAAGCAAACCAATTCAAGGATATCGCTGTACAAACCCGTCATACCCGTTAAAGTTTCCGCAACACCTTACAGTGAGAATTCAAGATTTGCCGTTAAATGTAGTTTCGGTGAGGATTTTGAAGAATCAGCACCTGTGAATGTTACGGTTCCGGATGAACCCAGATGGGAAAATTGGTTGGCTACAGCAGCAAGCTTTTATCCACTTTATGTGACTGCTGGAGGGCTGGTTGCTTGCTTCAAGCCTTCTGCGTTTTCTTGGTTTGTGGAAAGAGCTCCCACTTCGTACAGCTTAACTCTCGGGTTTATTATGCTGGCCATGGGGATTACGTTGGAGCTCAAAGATTTGGTCAACCTATTCATGCAAAGGCCATTTTCC ATACTTTACGGTTGCGCTGCTCAATACACCATTATGCCCACTTTTGGCTTCGTAGTTAGCAAGATTTTGGGGCTCTCGCCTTCGCTCTCAGTAGGTTTGATTTTACTTGGTAGTTGCCCCGGTGGTACAGCCTCCAATGTG GTGACTTTAATTGCTCGAGGAGATGTACCGTTGTCTATAGTAATGACAGTTTGTACCACCCTTGTAGCAGTAATTCTTACACCGCTTTTAACCAAGATTCTTGCCGGAACCTACGTTCCAATTGATGCTTTTAAACTCTCCATCAGTACCTTGCAG gtGGTGGTTGCTCCTGTTCTGCTAGGATCTTGGCTACAGAGCACATTTCCTCAAGCTGTGAAAATGGGGACTCCCATTGCTCCTTTGCTAGCTGTCTTAGCATCCTCACTCCTTGCTTCCAG TGTTTTCTCGGAAAATGTCATTCGTCTGAAGTCTTCATTAATTGGTACATTAATACCATCTGATGCATCTTTGTTGCTTCGTGTTCAAGCAATACTCTCTTGTGAGTTGGGAGTTGTGGTACTCTCAGTACTGTTGCTACATTTTGCAGGTTTCTGTGTGGG GTATTTAGCTGCTGCTTTAGGTGGATTTAAGGAGCCACAGCGGCGTGCGATTTCCATAGAA GTTGGCATGCAGAATTCATCGTTGGGAGTGGTTTTAGCAACGTCCCATTTTGCATCATCAATGGTTGCGTTACCTTCAGCTATATCCGCGGTGCTAATGAACATAATGGGCAGCAGTTTAGGTTATTTTTGGAGGTACAATGATCCTTCTGATCTAAAGGAAGTGGCTCAGAAGTGA